GCATTGGTCTGGCTGGTCAGCATTCGTCCTGACTCGCATTCGGCGAATCTTGTCTGCCCAACCCATTAACTTTGCGTATAGTTGATAGGTTGGAGCATCTTTGGGTTCAAGCGACTTATTGAGTAGCACCTGGATAACTTCAGACGGTTTCGTTGGTATGTTTCCCTTGAACACATCTCCAGTGGAACCGTTGAGCGAGATCCAATCACCTTCCTTAACCGTTACGTTTCCGGCAGTGAAAATGCCTTTTGTGTAATCTATGTGAATGGCCTCACATCCCGCGACGCAAACTTTTCCCATTTGGCGCGCAACGAGCGCCGCGTGCGAAGTCATTCCGCCACGCTGCGTCAGAATACCTTGTGCGGCATCCATTCCGCGAATATCTTCCGGGCTAGTTTCAATACGAGCCAGTATAACTTGCTCCCCTTTCGCCGCCCACGCTTCAGCGTCCGAAGCATGGAAAACAACTCGACCGGTCGCTGCACCGGGGCCGGCATTAAGCCCGCGAGCAATCGGATTCTCCGTTTTCAGTTTCGCCGTGTCAAAAATGGGGCGGAGAAGTTGATTGAGTGCATTGGGATCTACTCTTAGAACCGCTTCCTCCTCAGTAATCAATTTCTCTTCTACCATTTCGACCGCAATACGAATCGCCGCCATTCCGGTTCGCTTGCCGGCACGACACTGCAGCATCCAGAGTTTGCGATCTTGAATCGTAAACTCTATGTCATTCATGTCCTTGTAGTGTTTTTCAAGTTTCTCCGATATGTCCAGGAGCTGTTTATAAGACTCTGGCATTGCCTCTTCTAACGACGGGAACTTCGACTTGCGGTCGGATTCGCTAATGCCGTGATTCGCTGCCCACGTCTGAGATGCTTTCAGACCGACCTGTTGTGGAGTGCGAGTTCCAGCAACAACATCTTCGCCTTGGGCATTTACCAGAAACTCACCATAAAATACTTTTTCGCCCGATGCAGGGTCTCGTGTAAACGCTACGCCAGTCGCACAATCGCTTCCGAGATTTCCAAACACCATGGCTTGAACGTTTACCGCTGTACCCCAGCTCTCAGGAATCTTGTTTAAGCGGCGATACACAATCGCACGTTCGTTCATCCAAGATCCGAACACTGCACCAACTGCTCCCCAAAGCTGTTCGAATGGATCATCAGGGAACTCCACGCCTTTGCGCTCTTTGATGGCAATCTTGAATTCCGTCACAAGCTCCTTTAGATGTTCCGCGGAGAGCTCTGAATCATACTTGACGCCTGCTTTCGCCTTCTTTGCCGCAAGCATATCTTCAAAGGGATCATGCTCTTCCTTGGTTTGCGGCTTAAGATCAAGCACAACATCACCGTACATTGCCACAAAACGTCTGTATGAGTCGAAAGCAAAACGCGCGTCGCCCGACCTCTTAATGAGACCTTCAACAGTCCGATCATTCAGTCCTAGATTGAGTATTGTATCCATCATGCCCGGCATTGAGGCGCGGGCACCGCTGCGAACTGAAACAAGCAGAGGATTTGAGTTGTCTCCAAATTTCGCGCCAGTTAATTTTTCGATGTAAGCAATGCCCTCTTTTACCTGTGAAGTCAATTCCTTAGGATACGAACGGCCATTGTCATAATAATAGGTGCAGACTTCTGTCGTAATTGTGAAGCCGGGCGGAACTGGAAGTCCCATGTGATTCATCTCAGCGAGGTTGGCGCCCTTTCCGCCAAGAAGATTCTTCATGTCGGCACGGCCATCTGCCTGACCGTTGCCGAACGTATAGACGTACTTACTCAAAATTGATCTCCAAAGGTGTAATAAGAATGAGACGAGAGACCGTCTCAGGAATAGAGGCTATTTCAAGAGCACAGCTTTTACCGTGCGCGTAGCGGTTTGTGTTGACAGTTGGATCACATAGACTCCTGAGGCTTGATGTTCAGCGTTCCAAACAAGCGTGTTCGAGCCGGCTGACGCCAAGGCAGTCTTCTCGACGGCAAGCTGTCCTTGCACGTTGTAGGCGCGCATGGTTACAGGTTGCGGGCGCGGAGACTCGTAGGAAACAGTCAGGGTCGGATTAAATGGATTTGGGTAGGCGGAAGATATCTCGAAATCACTCGGTCTTACCGCGTCATTTGCCGATACGTTCGGGAAGTAGTGCAAAGTCTTCAGTATCCATCCCCTCGGATCAAGTGAAACTGAATCGAAGGGAACATCCGGATCATAAGAAGCCAGCTCGGGATTTACCCAAACAGTATCTGTGCTTGTAAGCTGATCGCCTGACCAAAACTCGATTTCGACAGGCATACTGAATTGTGTTCCAGACTGCGACTGAGTCAACGAGAACGTATTGGTGGGTTCCAAGATAATATCGAACTGTGGATACCCCGTTCCTTCAAAGACCCACTCATCGAAAAACCACTGCAATGTCGAGTCGTAGTGGGATTCGCAGACTGACTGAAACTCGACAGTCGTTGCATTGGCAAAGGCGAATTGCTGCCCGTAGTCTCGAAGTGAGCTGAAAAACAATGAATCACCCATTACCCAACGCAGCATGTGCAGCACACATGCACCCTTTTCATAGACAATAGCCCCCCAATAATAATCCGGGTCGTAGATCGTCGAAGCATTTCCGGCATTGCGGGCAGCAGGCTGCAGATCAGTGCGCACGTAATTCCGGAACTCCTCTTCCCCTCTCACCCATTCCATTCCCAATGCCTCACAATATGTTGCAAAGCCTTCGTTGAGCCACAGGTCCCGCCAATCTGCAACCGTAACCCAGTTCCCCCACCAGTGATGAGATAACTCATGAAACAAGAGCCAGTCATATGTACGGCCATTAACTACTGCCGCATCATAGTGCGACACGCATGTTGCGTGCTCCATATCACCAATGCGGGTCATGTTGTAGCCAAACCGTTCAAAGACGTAAGGACCAAAGTGCGCCGCAAATGCATCCAAACACTGTGGAACCGGCTCGAAGTGAATTTGCGCTTGAGTCCAACGCGATGGATACACGAAATTCTCAATGACCGGATTGCTGTCCCGCTGTGTCATTATCTCATACTCAGAGACTGACACGAACAAGAGATATGTTGAGACCGGCTGGTCAAGTCGATAGTGCCAAATAGACGTACCATCCGGATTCGCAACAGAATCAAGCCGGATACCCGCACTCACACCGACCCGATCTTGCGGAACACGCAGCCACGCTTCCCAAAGGACTTTGTCTGTGGGATCTGCGAAGCAAGGAAGCCACGAGTAGTTCGCTGGCGGCGGTTCGAGGTCAAGTCCATCACCCATCGAGTAGCAGATCTGCGGTCTCCACCCTGACGCTTGTCCAAATCTCATACCCCCCCACGAGTCTATGATTGCTGGTGTGCCGCGATAGTAAATCGTAACGTCAACTGTATCCCCAATAGCCATCTCTGGCGAAAGAAAAATCTGCACGGAATCCAGCCCATCGCGCCGCACGCTATCTACATCATGTGTTGTGCTGGTGACCGAATCGATCTCTAAGCTGGCAACCAACCGCAAGTCGAGTTGGTTCAGGCTTACTTCATCAATCGCAATCAGTAGTCTGGCATTACCAGATATGAGGGAGTTTACCAAATCATAGTCGAGGTCCGACCAGATTTTCAATGCGTTAAATTGGTGCAGTGTATCATCCAGTATTCGTTCTCTTGGTTGGCGACAGCCAAGCAAGCCAGATTTCTCCGGTTCCACGTCAGTTTGAAGGAAACGCGGATAACCGGCGAATAAGAGAGATGGAATTAAAGTTATTAAAAATAAATACATAGAACGAACAACGGAAAAGCTGCAATTGAAGAAAATTACTAGTTTCTAAGCGAAGATGCAACAAGTCATAAACGAGACAAAAGCACAAAAGGCTCGAATAGAGCCTTTTCTAGTGCAGAGGCAGACTTCTGGCCGCTGTCAACGACGCTCAAAAGCGCGGGGAATTCGGCTAAACATCGTGTTCACAAGTCTGGACGCAGGCGTATCGAACGCACCGCTCAATTCACTAACTCGATAGAACCTTTGCGGGATAAGTTGACTAGCTTGGTCAAGATAGAAGGTGTCGCTGACTTCGGCAATTGGTTCAAAACTCTCGGACAATGAGGAAGCCGCGAAGACTTGATAACGAGCGTCTGGCAAACCTGATGGTGTCCAATGCAAACTAATCACCGCGCCTGGTTTGACGACCAGGTCGCGAACCGGGCGACCTGTTACAGTCATGTCAGTAATTCGAATATCGCCAAGATGCCAGTACGAATCACCGTAGTAGATGAACTTTAATACCACCTGCTCAAGACCTGCGATTTCTTTCAGGTTGTCTTCACTTATTACTTCAGAAGCAATTGGCCCTTCGCTTCTCCGCCATATTAAGATTGGGAACGAGTTCCCGCAATCGACGCTTGCAACTATCCGGGCAATGACCATGTCGCGCGCATTCGTGCCCTCGATGCTTGACTCAAACTCGAGGCACGGATTCTCAATTTCGGATAGGTTCAATGGAACAGAGATATAGGAACTCGTTTTTGCCGATCCATTCGCAATCAGGACGATTGATTTTCGTCCAGTCTCCGTTCCAACAATAGACACTGTACCGTTTGCACCTCGTCTCTTCATCCATTGTATGGACTCGGATTCCGGAATCACGGATACCATTCTCTCCGCAGAGTTCTCGACGATTACTGTAAACTCATCTGTTAATGCAGTGTTCTGCGGCTCTGAACGATCCACGGCACGTAACCTGTAAGAAATTGTTGATCCGGGCGTCTGTACCGGAATGTAGCATACATACCCGTCCAATTCTTCCTGCATTGGAACAGTATGCAGAGCACCGCCGCCAACCCTATAGTCGCAGGCGACAAGCTCCAGATCGCTCTCATCCTGGACATCGGCAAAAACTGGTATTGGTAAATTGTAATTTTGCCATATTCCAACTGGGACGTGTGTTATATAAGGAGGATTTAGGTCGTGCAAAACAGGGATTCCAAACCATTCGAGAATCTGGCGGACGAGGTGAACTCGTGTAGAGGGAGCATCGCCATCGTGAAGAGCGCCAAGTTCAACTGAACAACCAACAGTTCGAAATCCATCTCCGGAATTTGCAATAGCGACTGAGTACTCGGCGCCATTTCGAGAGTTGCGCAAAATCTCGAATGCAGACCCAATCGGCCTTATCCGGTCAATGAAACTGTTTTCTCCTCCGTAATTAAACTGCATATTCTCAGTGAATCTGCCTCGAATCCCGGAACAAGGGCCCGCATCTCCAGAACCGTCGGAAACACCTTCAATTCCAAAGTACGGGTGCAGTGAATTTTCATGATCAAAAGCCCAGACGTCACCGCCTTCCCAATAGCAGGCACCGCCGTCATGTAAATAATCTGCAATTCGATCCGCGGCCTGACTTGGAAGGGGTTCCTGGTTTGGATGCACTCCACAAAAGATCCAAATCGAACCATAACGGGAAAGGTCTGGGGGTATCTGAGCAGATGTTTCGTACTCGATTCCCAATACCTGCAATGCTCCTTGAATTCCTGCCAATTGTTGCGGCTGCGAGTCCAGGACATACAAGAGTACTGGGACCCTTCCTATTCGGAAATGCCCCCAAATATTCTGGTCGGGAAAGTTCGTTCCAGTCAAGACTGCATTGTACTCGAACGCGTAACCGCGTGGAGTTGCAGAGTCACTGGAAAAGGAGAACTGTACGCTTACGCTGTCGGATTCTGCAACTGAATCAGTCGACCAACGCGTTTCCTGAATGTGCAGAAACTGATGGTCAGGCATGCAGTCTACGACTGGCTGCCGCAATACTTCATCACCTATGTTCTTTAGTTGAATTGACAAACCAATCGTCTCGCCAGCTTCCGGCAACATGTCACCATCGCCTGACAATTCGACGAGTCGCTGCCATATGACTTCGATTTCCGGCGCCTCAATTACGCTTCGCTGATTTCCAATATAGGAGTTTCGCTCACCCTGTTCTGCCCATACCTGAAGAACCGCAACTGTGCCATTTGCTGCAGTCGTTGATACTGAGTAGTTTCCTGTCATTTCAAGCCAATCTTCGCTGTGTGCCTCTATCACTGGTAAATCAAGATACCCGGGATTAAGCGACAGGGCATCAGAAGAGCATTCAATCCGCAATCGCCCGGCTTCCGACGCGACCGTACCGGCGTTTCTAACAAGCACACGGAATGTACCACTATCTGCGGGGTCGAGCATACCGTCCAGATCCCCGACTGACTCTTCAAAGTCGATTGATTGAAGCTGGAGAATTGCCCCAGCGACAGGTACGACAGACACGTTGCGTTGAATCGGTACAAGGTTCAGTCCGCGGACCGTTACTGTCCATTGACGTTCGCCTGAATCCGGCAACGGTACGAGGGCAAAACCGTCGCCGTCAGTGTAGCTGATTTGTGGATTCGCGTCAGGCCGGGTTAGAATAACTTCTGCATCCGGAACACCCTGCCCGTCATAGCGAATTGTCACGGGTATATGAGCAGTTCCAATTGGAAGCACATCCGGAATCGATGCCTCAACAGTGACCGGACTGGCAGTGAAGGGTCGCAACGACGGATCACCCAGGAGAGCGAACTGCTGTATCGTTTCTTCAGTTAATCCACCGGGTGATTGTGGAAAGAATTGTGCGCACCGAAGCTTGCCATAGTCCAGGGCCATGCCGATGCTGGTATAATCATGCTCAAAGATAGCCTCCAGCGTTGCCAGGCCAATCGTATCACTGTAGAAGAATGCTGTGCTTTCAGTTGCGCCAATATAACAAAGGGCTCCAGCATCCTGAAGCTCCAAAGTCCAGTCTTCTGCAATGCAATTCTGACCTTCGTCAAAGTCTGCTGTCGCACAGGCAACCGAAATGACAATTCCCTGCCGACTAGTCTGCAGCTGCGGCAGTGTACTGGAGGTGAAGTGAGGAGAGACTGATGACCAGGAGTTTGGGTTACCGTGGCCAATGTAAAATGTCCAAAGTGGCTGTGCATTCAAGGAAGCAAGCAAGAGCGGCAACGCACCGGTTTGCGGTTGCTGCAACGACGTCGGATTCAAGCCTGCGCTTTGAAACACTTCGCGAACTTGTTGTCCGTGCAGGGGATCCAACGCGACCGAGCTTGAAAACACCGTGGCTTCTGCCGTCTCCCCAAGTTGCGCATCCCTCTCATAAGCGAGTGCACGAGAAATCCATCGTTCAAGTTGACTCGGAGAGTCTACAGGCAGACGGCCTATAGACAAATCAGGTAGGAA
This sequence is a window from bacterium. Protein-coding genes within it:
- a CDS encoding pyruvate, phosphate dikinase: MLSKYVYTFGNGQADGRADMKNLLGGKGANLAEMNHMGLPVPPGFTITTEVCTYYYDNGRSYPKELTSQVKEGIAYIEKLTGAKFGDNSNPLLVSVRSGARASMPGMMDTILNLGLNDRTVEGLIKRSGDARFAFDSYRRFVAMYGDVVLDLKPQTKEEHDPFEDMLAAKKAKAGVKYDSELSAEHLKELVTEFKIAIKERKGVEFPDDPFEQLWGAVGAVFGSWMNERAIVYRRLNKIPESWGTAVNVQAMVFGNLGSDCATGVAFTRDPASGEKVFYGEFLVNAQGEDVVAGTRTPQQVGLKASQTWAANHGISESDRKSKFPSLEEAMPESYKQLLDISEKLEKHYKDMNDIEFTIQDRKLWMLQCRAGKRTGMAAIRIAVEMVEEKLITEEEAVLRVDPNALNQLLRPIFDTAKLKTENPIARGLNAGPGAATGRVVFHASDAEAWAAKGEQVILARIETSPEDIRGMDAAQGILTQRGGMTSHAALVARQMGKVCVAGCEAIHIDYTKGIFTAGNVTVKEGDWISLNGSTGDVFKGNIPTKPSEVIQVLLNKSLEPKDAPTYQLYAKLMGWADKIRRMRVRTNADQPDQCRNAVAFGAEGIGLVRTEHMFFEGNRIDAVREMILASTLDGRKSALAKLEPYQREDFVGIFRVMNGLPVTIRLLDPPLHEFLPHGDAAVNDLAKKLGVNPKDVAAKVEDLHEMNPMLGHRGCRLGVVYPEITEMQARAIFTAAVQVKKEGIEVKPEVMVPLVMTPGELKSQSDVIHRVAEEVFAAADVKIDYLVGTMIELPRAALCADQIAQQAEFFSFGTNDLTQTCMGLSRDDSGRFLPYYVQSQLLPADPFETLDQSGVGQLVEMGTSRGRQTRPNLKVGICGEHGGEPSSVIFFDSAGLDYVSCSPFRVPIARLAAAQATLMHRKA
- a CDS encoding T9SS type A sorting domain-containing protein; the encoded protein is MEPEKSGLLGCRQPRERILDDTLHQFNALKIWSDLDYDLVNSLISGNARLLIAIDEVSLNQLDLRLVASLEIDSVTSTTHDVDSVRRDGLDSVQIFLSPEMAIGDTVDVTIYYRGTPAIIDSWGGMRFGQASGWRPQICYSMGDGLDLEPPPANYSWLPCFADPTDKVLWEAWLRVPQDRVGVSAGIRLDSVANPDGTSIWHYRLDQPVSTYLLFVSVSEYEIMTQRDSNPVIENFVYPSRWTQAQIHFEPVPQCLDAFAAHFGPYVFERFGYNMTRIGDMEHATCVSHYDAAVVNGRTYDWLLFHELSHHWWGNWVTVADWRDLWLNEGFATYCEALGMEWVRGEEEFRNYVRTDLQPAARNAGNASTIYDPDYYWGAIVYEKGACVLHMLRWVMGDSLFFSSLRDYGQQFAFANATTVEFQSVCESHYDSTLQWFFDEWVFEGTGYPQFDIILEPTNTFSLTQSQSGTQFSMPVEIEFWSGDQLTSTDTVWVNPELASYDPDVPFDSVSLDPRGWILKTLHYFPNVSANDAVRPSDFEISSAYPNPFNPTLTVSYESPRPQPVTMRAYNVQGQLAVEKTALASAGSNTLVWNAEHQASGVYVIQLSTQTATRTVKAVLLK